The following nucleotide sequence is from Candidatus Polarisedimenticolaceae bacterium.
GGACACGCCGGCTACGGCGCCAGGTCCTTCGTGAACCTCCGCGAGGTGTGCCGGTAGCCGATCGACGCGTAGAAGGCGTGGGCGTCGTGGCGGTGCTCCGCGGACGCGACGAGGATCCGCGCGCAACCGCAGTCGCGCGCCCACCGCTCGGCCGCCTCGACGAGGAGCTTCCCGGCTCCGACTCTCCGATGGCTCGAGCCGACGACGAGGGCGGTGATCTGCGCGACCCGC
It contains:
- a CDS encoding GNAT family N-acetyltransferase codes for the protein MRIRPAALDDAEAIAPLLGELGYPCSTEEARERLGKLLGVAGIAVFVAEVEDALAGVEVVAELTALLHQPGRVAQITALVVGSSHRRVGAGKLLVEAAERWARDCGCARILVASAEHRHDAHAFYASIGYRHTSRRFTKDLAP